Proteins encoded together in one uncultured Sphaerochaeta sp. window:
- a CDS encoding DUF917 domain-containing protein, translated as MRLIGLKEIEDIALGASLLGAGGGGDPYIGKLMAMGAIKEHGPVTLLSVDEIPDDALIVPMAMMGAPTVLAEKAANGREAKALYDLVSKYFGKKVYAFMPMEAGGFNSMFPIVCAASLGLPLVDVDGMGRAFPELQMVTFSIGDVSASPMALTDEKGNAVIFETISNKWTEELARAVTMSCGGSVAVALYPMDGRTVKQYGVKDIVTRSQELGEAIRSVKKSTEKLPEEHFLEFTGGYRLFKGKISDVVRETRGAFNFGTVVLEGIADCKGKQAKVEFQNENLTAIVDGEYVATVPDLICLVDTETFLPVTTDALKYGKRVLVVGLPCFPMWRTEKGLALVGPRYFGCDTDYIPLEERFKEAK; from the coding sequence ATGAGATTGATCGGATTGAAAGAGATTGAAGACATCGCCCTAGGTGCCTCGTTACTGGGCGCTGGAGGTGGTGGAGATCCCTATATCGGCAAACTTATGGCAATGGGAGCCATCAAGGAACATGGACCGGTAACGCTGCTCAGCGTGGATGAGATACCTGATGATGCCCTGATCGTCCCCATGGCAATGATGGGCGCCCCAACCGTGCTCGCAGAGAAAGCAGCCAATGGACGCGAGGCAAAGGCTCTCTATGATCTGGTAAGTAAGTATTTCGGGAAAAAAGTATATGCGTTCATGCCCATGGAAGCAGGGGGGTTCAACAGCATGTTCCCCATCGTATGCGCAGCTTCCCTGGGTCTTCCCTTGGTGGATGTCGACGGAATGGGCAGAGCCTTTCCTGAACTGCAGATGGTAACCTTCTCCATAGGGGATGTGAGCGCCTCCCCCATGGCATTGACCGATGAGAAAGGGAATGCCGTCATCTTTGAAACCATCTCCAACAAGTGGACGGAAGAACTTGCCCGGGCGGTGACCATGAGCTGTGGAGGATCGGTGGCGGTAGCGCTGTATCCAATGGATGGGCGAACCGTCAAACAGTATGGCGTAAAGGATATCGTCACTCGGTCTCAGGAACTGGGAGAAGCAATCCGGTCAGTCAAGAAAAGCACTGAAAAACTCCCTGAAGAGCACTTCCTCGAATTTACCGGTGGGTATCGATTGTTCAAGGGAAAGATCAGTGACGTGGTGAGGGAAACGAGGGGAGCATTCAATTTCGGAACGGTAGTCCTTGAGGGAATTGCCGACTGCAAGGGAAAGCAGGCAAAAGTTGAGTTCCAGAATGAAAACCTGACAGCCATAGTCGATGGCGAATATGTCGCCACGGTACCAGATTTAATCTGCCTCGTCGATACGGAGACATTCCTCCCTGTGACCACCGATGCCCTCAAGTATGGCAAACGCGTACTGGTCGTGGGCTTGCCCTGTTTTCCCATGTGGCGCACCGAAAAGGGACTGGCTTTGGTGGGACCACGTTATTTTGGGTGTGACACAGACTATATTCCGCTCGAGGAGCGCTTCAAGGAGGCAAAGTGA
- a CDS encoding AAA family ATPase produces MKRDAYIKRTLRLNKRLATKSQFLLGPRMTGKTTYIRNELQDSVSLSWNLLDGRLRMRVLSDPGILKEEIEARDLHDCLVVIDEIQKAPLLLEEVQFLIEERNIRFLLTGSSARKLRSGGVNLLGGRAGHITMHPLVFPEIQDTNYTLERIFQSGLLPSAFCSEHPDEELNDYVALYLNEEIQAEGVTRKLPQFSRFLEVAALSNTQMISFTNIANDVGVSRQAVTGWYQVLVDTLIGYELPSFTNGKKRKTYGMPKFYFFDLGVARALQNAPVPTSIQTEYGAFFEHYVFMELRSYLDYIQSKEVLSYWRTTSNFEVDFVLGEKVAIETKTTKKADTKDYRGLKAFMEEGICDRYILVCCEERPRKLGNGIEVMPWKYFLQLLWDGKVV; encoded by the coding sequence ATGAAAAGAGATGCATATATCAAACGTACCCTGAGGTTGAATAAAAGACTCGCTACCAAGTCGCAATTCCTTTTAGGCCCTCGTATGACAGGAAAGACCACCTACATACGCAATGAATTGCAAGACAGCGTGAGCCTTAGCTGGAACTTGCTTGACGGTAGGCTTCGGATGAGAGTACTCTCCGATCCAGGCATACTCAAGGAAGAAATTGAAGCTCGCGACTTGCATGATTGCCTCGTGGTGATCGATGAGATTCAGAAAGCGCCACTGCTGCTGGAGGAAGTGCAATTTCTCATTGAAGAGAGGAATATCCGGTTCCTGCTCACCGGTTCAAGCGCAAGAAAACTTCGTTCAGGCGGGGTCAATCTCTTGGGAGGAAGAGCCGGTCATATCACCATGCATCCTTTGGTATTCCCAGAGATACAAGACACCAACTATACTTTGGAAAGGATTTTCCAGTCAGGCTTATTGCCCTCAGCCTTCTGCTCTGAACATCCTGATGAGGAACTTAACGACTATGTTGCTTTATACCTCAACGAGGAGATACAGGCAGAGGGAGTTACAAGGAAACTTCCCCAATTCTCACGATTCCTAGAGGTAGCCGCCCTATCAAACACACAGATGATCAGCTTTACCAATATTGCCAACGATGTTGGTGTCTCCAGACAAGCTGTTACCGGTTGGTATCAGGTCCTCGTTGACACCCTGATCGGGTATGAACTCCCTTCCTTTACCAATGGAAAGAAGAGAAAGACCTATGGGATGCCTAAGTTCTATTTCTTTGACCTTGGAGTAGCCAGAGCTCTGCAGAATGCTCCTGTTCCCACCTCAATCCAGACAGAATATGGTGCATTTTTCGAGCACTATGTGTTCATGGAGCTACGTTCCTACCTCGATTACATCCAGAGCAAAGAAGTCCTTAGCTATTGGAGGACCACAAGCAACTTTGAGGTTGACTTTGTGCTAGGAGAGAAAGTAGCAATTGAGACCAAAACCACCAAAAAGGCAGATACCAAGGATTACCGAGGACTGAAGGCTTTCATGGAGGAAGGGATATGCGATCGATACATTCTGGTATGCTGCGAAGAGCGGCCAAGGAAGTTGGGAAATGGTATTGAAGTCATGCCTTGGAAATATTTCCTACAGCTTCTTTGGGATGGGAAGGTCGTGTAG
- a CDS encoding hydantoinase/oxoprolinase family protein, which translates to MHYRLGIDVGGTNTDAVLIDDNLKVIAEIKQPTSKDISGGILSALQTILEVSKIDRSLITKAMLGTTQCTNAIVERKHLAKIGILRIGAPAAVAIPPMIDWAEPLQKVSIATTIIGGGYEYDGREIAPLDREAAKAFFSSLKGRVEAVAISCVFASVRDDQEREAAAICKEIMGEDTHISISSEIGSMGLVERENATILNAALHKVAKTFTDGFALSLRQEGLVNAELYLSQNDGTLMTMEQARRYPILTIACGPTNSIRGADYLCSIKESVVIDVGGTTTDIGVIQNGFPRESGVAVTIGGVRTNFRMPDVISIGLGGGSIVKQQDDGSVTVGPESVGYEITQKALIFGGDTITATDLAVASGLAKLGDPSRVAHLDATFVQKGMDAIKLLVEDHLDAIKISAEEMDVVLVGGGSLIIPKNLVGAKCVQTPPHFGIANAIGSAISKVSGTYEKLVSFDKTPRAEAMEAAKQEAIALAVQSGALRETVEIIDVEDVPLAYYPGNTSRVKIKAAGELA; encoded by the coding sequence ATGCATTACCGTCTGGGAATTGATGTTGGAGGGACCAACACCGACGCCGTCTTGATCGACGATAATCTCAAGGTTATTGCAGAGATCAAGCAACCAACCAGTAAGGACATCTCAGGAGGAATCCTCTCTGCGCTCCAAACTATTCTGGAAGTATCGAAGATTGACCGATCCTTAATCACAAAAGCCATGCTGGGTACGACCCAGTGTACCAACGCCATTGTTGAACGCAAGCATCTGGCAAAAATCGGTATCCTGAGAATTGGTGCTCCAGCAGCAGTGGCCATTCCTCCTATGATCGACTGGGCGGAGCCACTCCAAAAAGTGTCAATTGCAACGACAATCATAGGTGGCGGGTATGAATATGATGGCAGGGAGATAGCTCCACTGGACAGAGAGGCAGCAAAAGCCTTCTTTTCCTCCCTCAAGGGACGTGTGGAAGCGGTTGCCATCAGTTGTGTCTTTGCTTCGGTACGCGACGACCAGGAAAGGGAAGCTGCTGCTATCTGCAAGGAGATCATGGGAGAAGACACCCATATTTCCATCTCCAGTGAGATTGGGTCCATGGGCTTGGTCGAGCGAGAGAATGCAACCATTCTCAATGCGGCACTCCATAAGGTTGCCAAGACGTTTACCGATGGATTCGCCCTCAGCTTGAGACAGGAAGGGTTGGTGAATGCTGAGCTGTATCTTTCACAGAATGATGGAACGCTCATGACCATGGAACAAGCGCGCCGTTATCCAATACTGACTATTGCCTGCGGCCCTACCAATAGTATCCGCGGTGCCGATTATCTGTGCTCCATCAAGGAATCGGTGGTGATAGACGTAGGGGGTACCACAACCGATATTGGGGTCATCCAGAATGGGTTCCCTCGTGAAAGCGGAGTCGCCGTTACCATCGGAGGGGTGCGCACCAATTTCCGAATGCCGGATGTCATTTCCATCGGGCTGGGTGGTGGTTCAATCGTAAAACAACAGGATGATGGGAGTGTAACGGTAGGACCGGAGAGTGTGGGCTATGAGATTACACAGAAAGCTCTGATCTTCGGTGGTGATACCATCACCGCAACAGATTTGGCTGTGGCTTCTGGGTTGGCGAAGCTTGGGGACCCTTCCAGGGTGGCACACCTCGATGCAACATTTGTGCAGAAGGGAATGGATGCCATCAAGCTGTTGGTCGAGGATCACCTCGATGCCATCAAGATCTCCGCCGAGGAGATGGACGTGGTACTGGTCGGGGGAGGCTCGCTCATTATCCCCAAGAACCTTGTTGGAGCCAAGTGTGTACAGACTCCTCCCCACTTTGGTATCGCCAATGCCATTGGCTCTGCGATCAGCAAGGTGAGTGGAACATATGAAAAGCTTGTTTCTTTTGACAAGACTCCCAGGGCTGAAGCAATGGAAGCAGCAAAACAGGAAGCTATTGCCTTGGCTGTTCAAAGCGGAGCATTGAGGGAAACAGTAGAGATCATTGACGTAGAGGATGTTCCTTTGGCCTATTATCCTGGCAACACCAGCAGAGTAAAGATCAAGGCGGCTGGAGAGCTCGCCTGA
- a CDS encoding GNAT family N-acetyltransferase encodes MKCYETERLYLKTVTIPDIKNLQAFLVKNRTFLSPWEPLRDETYYGEEAILQRIEQEILLDSQEKQLSLYLTPKGEERIIGNVTLSNIVRGPFQSCFLGYKLDEEATGHGYMTEAVAKVVEIAFNDLRLHRIEANIMPRNMRSIQVVKKRGFFYEGTSKHYLKINGKWEDHAHYVLLNEGLE; translated from the coding sequence ATGAAATGCTATGAAACAGAACGATTGTATCTGAAAACCGTTACCATCCCTGATATAAAAAATCTTCAAGCGTTTCTGGTAAAGAATAGAACGTTCCTTTCTCCGTGGGAGCCCCTGCGTGATGAAACATACTATGGCGAGGAAGCAATCCTCCAGAGAATCGAGCAGGAAATCCTCCTCGACTCCCAAGAGAAACAACTGAGCCTCTATCTCACACCAAAGGGAGAAGAGAGAATCATTGGGAATGTCACCTTGTCAAACATTGTACGTGGACCATTCCAGTCATGTTTTCTTGGCTACAAATTGGATGAAGAAGCCACCGGCCACGGATACATGACTGAAGCCGTTGCTAAAGTAGTAGAAATTGCCTTCAACGACCTCCGCCTTCATCGCATTGAAGCGAACATCATGCCGAGGAATATGAGGTCAATCCAAGTTGTGAAGAAGAGAGGATTCTTCTATGAGGGAACAAGCAAACACTATTTGAAGATCAATGGGAAGTGGGAAGACCATGCCCACTATGTGTTGTTGAATGAGGGGCTGGAATAG
- a CDS encoding winged helix-turn-helix domain-containing protein: MFRIIVPLHEAATVVVGPTKVLKSHDDTLDDTLELKILSLIQKNPRINQRELSDQLATSLSTIKRVMTGMIQANVLTRKGGKRYGHWEIEVKE; the protein is encoded by the coding sequence GTGTTCAGGATTATCGTGCCTTTACATGAGGCCGCTACCGTTGTGGTTGGTCCTACTAAAGTTTTAAAGTCTCATGATGACACTTTGGATGACACTTTGGAGCTAAAAATACTTTCGCTGATACAAAAGAACCCCCGAATCAATCAACGTGAGCTTTCTGATCAGCTTGCAACCTCTCTGTCTACAATTAAGCGCGTTATGACCGGCATGATACAGGCCAATGTGCTTACACGTAAAGGCGGTAAGCGCTATGGCCACTGGGAAATAGAAGTAAAAGAATAG
- a CDS encoding cytosine permease — protein sequence MSEHNTGFEISASQRQSWGSLAMIWIGSMICVPCLMIGGILGMGFTLGGVVLCVLLGYGIVCTYMCFMGMEGCDTGLPTVSMAGAVLGEKGAQYIISLMLAIACIGWFGIQSAVCGSSFSSMVASMTGVNIPVPVSSLVWGILMLLTAMYGYKALKYLNYIAVPALLLVMAYGVFAAFTKNDGISIIGGYQPAAPMSLVTGISLTVATFALGGVISGDYSRFAKNRGDVIKSSVLGVLPVGLLMILIGAVLSIVTGQYDISAVLASVGVPAFGLVALVLATWTTNVTNAYSGGIAVSNLFGVGEKKFKIATAIAGSLGTLLAAIGLMSKFQAFLSILTAFIPPIAGVIIASYWIIGKGKKDQVIITEGFALDGIIAFVLGAVVAYVTGNIAVFFIGPINGIVVSMVSYILLNKLFKNKKVKA from the coding sequence ATGAGTGAGCACAACACAGGGTTTGAAATTTCCGCCTCACAGCGACAGAGCTGGGGCAGTCTGGCCATGATCTGGATCGGTAGCATGATCTGCGTACCTTGTCTGATGATCGGAGGAATTCTCGGCATGGGATTCACACTAGGGGGAGTCGTTCTCTGTGTCTTGCTTGGGTATGGAATAGTCTGTACCTACATGTGCTTCATGGGCATGGAGGGGTGTGACACGGGACTACCTACCGTCTCGATGGCTGGAGCAGTTCTGGGAGAAAAAGGTGCCCAGTATATCATCAGCCTGATGCTTGCCATTGCATGTATCGGATGGTTTGGGATCCAGAGTGCTGTGTGCGGCTCCTCGTTCTCATCCATGGTCGCATCCATGACAGGGGTTAATATCCCTGTACCGGTAAGTTCGCTTGTATGGGGTATCCTGATGCTGCTTACTGCAATGTACGGATACAAAGCCTTGAAATATCTCAATTATATTGCGGTTCCTGCCTTGCTGTTGGTCATGGCCTATGGAGTGTTTGCCGCATTCACCAAGAATGACGGAATTTCAATCATTGGCGGTTATCAACCAGCAGCCCCGATGAGCTTGGTTACCGGTATCAGTCTCACCGTTGCAACCTTTGCCCTCGGTGGGGTCATCAGTGGGGATTACTCACGCTTTGCAAAAAACCGTGGTGATGTAATCAAGTCCTCTGTCTTGGGCGTATTGCCGGTGGGACTGCTCATGATCCTCATTGGTGCAGTCCTCTCCATCGTAACGGGACAGTATGACATCTCTGCCGTACTTGCATCAGTAGGCGTTCCCGCCTTCGGTCTGGTAGCCCTGGTACTGGCCACTTGGACAACCAACGTGACCAACGCCTACAGTGGTGGTATTGCCGTCTCAAACCTCTTTGGGGTAGGCGAAAAGAAGTTCAAGATTGCTACAGCCATAGCAGGGTCCCTGGGAACCCTCCTTGCCGCAATCGGCTTGATGAGCAAGTTCCAAGCCTTTCTCAGCATCCTTACCGCGTTCATTCCCCCAATTGCTGGTGTGATCATAGCTTCCTATTGGATAATCGGAAAGGGCAAGAAGGATCAGGTGATCATCACTGAAGGCTTCGCGCTTGACGGAATCATCGCCTTTGTATTGGGTGCCGTTGTTGCCTATGTAACAGGCAATATCGCTGTATTCTTCATCGGCCCCATCAATGGCATCGTGGTTTCCATGGTCAGCTATATACTCCTCAACAAACTGTTCAAGAACAAGAAGGTGAAAGCATGA
- a CDS encoding DUF4143 domain-containing protein, which translates to MIITNKEYLPRLIDLYMHDVLHMRGAVLIEGIKWSGKTTSAKRHAKSLIDLSVNSEKERAEFLVRENPDRLFSEDTPILIDEWQKVPLLWDTIRNQVDKRTGFGQFILTGSTSQTKAAETLRAHSGTGRIGRIHMHTMSLWESGDSTGEVSIDTLWKGVKKVYGESKHTVADIAFLCSRGGWPEALRMRKDLSLKQAYLYIDEICESDIRNVDGHRRSAQKMRKVLQSYSRFSTSDAPNTAIENDVFDISKNTLADYLKVLEDLFITNETEAWNPNFRSATAIRQSNTRYLADPSITTAALKMGPEDLLNDLQTFGLIFETLCVRDLKVYAQVLDADVLHYRDAAGLECDAVFHGRNGKYGLIEIKLGQNRVEEGATNILRLAKKIAASNQKIPDFLMVLTGTGFAHRREDGVYVVPIGCLKP; encoded by the coding sequence ATGATAATAACCAATAAAGAGTACTTGCCTAGGTTGATTGACCTGTATATGCACGATGTTCTTCACATGAGAGGGGCCGTTCTCATTGAAGGTATCAAGTGGTCTGGGAAGACAACATCTGCTAAAAGGCATGCCAAAAGCCTGATTGATTTGTCAGTTAATTCTGAGAAAGAAAGGGCGGAGTTTTTGGTACGAGAGAATCCTGACCGACTCTTTTCTGAAGACACCCCAATTCTTATAGATGAATGGCAAAAGGTTCCTTTGCTTTGGGACACGATAAGAAATCAAGTAGATAAGCGTACTGGCTTTGGACAATTTATTCTTACAGGTTCAACATCACAGACAAAGGCTGCAGAAACGCTTCGTGCACACTCCGGGACTGGTCGAATTGGAAGGATCCATATGCATACGATGAGTTTATGGGAGTCTGGAGATTCAACCGGGGAAGTGTCGATTGACACTTTATGGAAGGGAGTGAAAAAAGTGTATGGAGAAAGTAAGCATACTGTAGCTGACATCGCTTTTCTTTGCTCTCGGGGAGGTTGGCCGGAAGCATTGAGAATGCGCAAGGATTTATCCTTGAAGCAGGCATACCTGTATATTGATGAAATCTGTGAAAGTGACATCAGAAATGTTGATGGACATAGGAGATCTGCACAGAAGATGAGAAAGGTCTTGCAGTCATATTCAAGATTTTCCACCTCAGATGCCCCAAATACAGCAATAGAAAATGATGTATTTGATATTTCAAAAAATACCCTTGCTGACTATCTTAAAGTTCTTGAGGATCTTTTCATTACCAATGAAACAGAGGCTTGGAATCCAAATTTCAGATCCGCTACAGCAATTAGACAGTCGAATACCAGATATTTGGCAGATCCTTCAATTACAACGGCTGCCCTGAAGATGGGACCGGAAGATTTATTGAACGACTTACAGACTTTTGGTTTGATTTTTGAGACCCTTTGTGTAAGAGACCTCAAAGTGTATGCACAGGTACTTGATGCGGATGTTCTCCATTATCGCGATGCGGCGGGCCTTGAATGTGATGCAGTATTCCATGGCAGAAACGGAAAATATGGATTGATTGAAATCAAACTTGGGCAGAATCGTGTTGAAGAAGGGGCTACTAATATTCTAAGGCTGGCAAAGAAAATAGCAGCTTCAAATCAGAAGATTCCAGATTTTCTCATGGTTCTGACAGGAACAGGATTTGCCCACCGTAGAGAAGATGGCGTGTATGTTGTACCGATTGGATGTTTGAAACCTTGA
- a CDS encoding NAD(P)/FAD-dependent oxidoreductase → MTEHRDIIIVGAGISGLTAATSLAMKGHSVLLLEKGKVPGGLVNSFTREGFLFDGGVRALENAGMLKPMLQELEIDLPLLPSNVSLGVEDKVINANSKGSLEAYRNLLLELYPESRDDVDKVIKVIGKFDVYMQVLFGSDSPFFKDAKRNLPYYFTTFPLWFMRFLATGAAIMRMRMPMEHFLSDLLENKALIDIVSQHFFKKTPAFFAMSYFSLYPDYFYPKGGVGSIPKALTERLLALGSEVRTETEVTHVDAFGKTLTDGKGNEYSYKKLIWCADLKHLYRMVSFEGFTEEEKRGIAREQEKVLSCHGAESVFTLFLAVDLPPSYFAGISEGHFFYTPSKQGLGELNHSELAAILEGWEDLDREAFYTWLSAFCRLNTYEISIPVLNDSSAAPEGKSGLIVSFLFDYELTRRIEEGRWYEEFESRIKEMMIASLSASVYPELKEHILFSFTASPLSIERNIHSSEGAIVGWSFEQDIPIEAGMLNMKKAVLTPIPDVYRAGQWTVSPAGLPTCIMTARMAADLVHTG, encoded by the coding sequence ATGACTGAACACAGAGATATTATCATTGTAGGTGCAGGAATTTCTGGACTAACCGCGGCAACCTCCCTTGCCATGAAAGGACACTCTGTCTTGCTTCTGGAGAAGGGAAAGGTCCCTGGAGGGCTGGTGAACTCATTCACCCGAGAGGGGTTCCTTTTCGATGGGGGAGTGAGAGCCCTGGAGAATGCTGGCATGCTTAAGCCCATGCTCCAAGAGCTGGAGATTGATCTTCCTCTTCTGCCAAGCAACGTATCTCTCGGTGTTGAGGACAAGGTCATCAATGCAAATTCCAAGGGTAGCTTGGAGGCATATAGGAATCTTCTTCTGGAGCTCTATCCTGAGAGCAGGGATGATGTAGATAAGGTCATCAAGGTCATCGGCAAGTTCGATGTGTATATGCAGGTTCTCTTTGGGAGTGATAGTCCATTCTTCAAGGATGCAAAGCGGAATCTTCCTTACTATTTCACTACATTCCCTCTCTGGTTCATGCGCTTCCTCGCAACCGGGGCAGCGATCATGCGAATGCGAATGCCGATGGAGCATTTCCTCTCTGATCTTCTTGAGAATAAAGCCCTCATCGATATTGTCTCCCAACACTTCTTCAAGAAGACTCCCGCCTTCTTCGCCATGAGTTATTTCTCCCTCTATCCTGATTACTTCTACCCAAAGGGAGGGGTAGGCAGTATTCCTAAGGCTTTAACTGAGCGCCTCTTGGCGCTCGGCTCAGAGGTAAGGACAGAGACTGAGGTGACTCATGTGGATGCATTCGGTAAGACGCTGACCGATGGGAAGGGGAATGAGTACAGCTATAAGAAGCTTATCTGGTGTGCCGATCTTAAGCATCTCTACCGGATGGTCTCTTTCGAGGGTTTTACTGAGGAGGAGAAGAGAGGAATTGCCAGAGAGCAGGAGAAGGTGCTCTCCTGCCATGGGGCAGAGTCAGTCTTTACCCTCTTCCTTGCAGTGGACTTGCCTCCTTCGTACTTTGCAGGAATTTCAGAGGGACATTTCTTCTATACCCCGTCAAAGCAAGGCCTTGGGGAACTCAACCACTCTGAGCTTGCTGCCATACTGGAAGGATGGGAGGATCTGGACAGGGAAGCCTTTTATACCTGGCTCTCTGCATTCTGTCGCTTGAATACGTATGAGATTTCCATCCCTGTGCTTAATGACAGCAGTGCGGCCCCAGAGGGAAAGAGTGGACTCATTGTCAGTTTCCTCTTTGACTACGAACTTACACGAAGGATTGAAGAAGGCCGTTGGTATGAGGAGTTTGAAAGCCGTATCAAGGAGATGATGATTGCCTCCCTTTCTGCTTCGGTCTATCCAGAGCTGAAAGAACATATTCTTTTCTCCTTTACCGCGAGCCCTCTAAGTATTGAGAGAAATATTCACAGCAGTGAAGGCGCTATTGTCGGCTGGTCATTTGAACAGGATATTCCCATAGAGGCTGGTATGCTCAATATGAAGAAGGCTGTTCTTACCCCCATTCCTGATGTCTATCGTGCAGGGCAGTGGACGGTCAGCCCGGCTGGCCTTCCTACGTGTATCATGACCGCAAGGATGGCAGCAGACTTGGTGCATACTGGCTGA
- a CDS encoding PucR family transcriptional regulator ligand-binding domain-containing protein, whose product MSVMLSQLLELPCLKDATVVAGHEALARPVTSVSVLEYAEPTALLDEFFEKNRFIGSEIALTCWYNIRSDVEAQCNILEALANYGEVAVILYYLGIIVQELDQRVLDVANANGIALIVMPEGNISYRYSEVITPVMEAIIKDRTEQSLFSGDLLNQVTRLPEHLRTMDTLLSMLRDRLHTSFILTDQNNTLLNAVAYPLAAEPILVKALDTHRFPPEWKKNKRRITARKGPAMFLYVITTDGTVLSQEELRQIDEVVQLFVNIWNPQHNQFISEEMIRTILRDEPIKMRRLGELFHIDVAALQEMWVLIPENKGFTEELYRNRFAEVLKENYKLCICDSYEKQIVAFTDGACLGERDAIAQDLAELKGTVFSIQHTLTTTEVRLSYLTIQETKEACHSIFPDKRLYTAQDVAFAKDCLECIEQGQLSIETKLHCLRPTRQDAESLRTLAVLLLDCQGSIAKTAHKLNLHTNSVKYRVQKLNTLFGSEITAFPLNSFLAFALGVRRILES is encoded by the coding sequence ATGAGTGTTATGCTATCCCAGTTGTTGGAACTTCCCTGTCTCAAGGATGCAACCGTAGTTGCAGGCCATGAAGCCCTTGCACGTCCGGTGACCTCCGTCTCGGTCCTGGAATATGCCGAGCCCACAGCCTTGCTTGATGAATTTTTCGAGAAGAATCGATTCATCGGCAGTGAAATTGCACTTACCTGTTGGTATAACATACGCTCAGACGTCGAGGCACAATGCAATATCCTAGAGGCTTTAGCAAACTATGGCGAAGTCGCTGTTATTCTCTACTACCTTGGAATAATCGTACAAGAACTTGACCAACGGGTACTTGATGTGGCCAATGCGAATGGCATCGCCCTTATCGTCATGCCTGAGGGTAACATCAGTTATCGCTACAGCGAGGTCATCACCCCCGTTATGGAAGCGATCATAAAGGACCGAACAGAACAGAGTCTCTTCTCTGGTGACTTATTGAACCAAGTAACAAGACTCCCTGAACACTTGAGGACCATGGATACACTGCTCTCCATGCTGCGGGATCGATTGCATACCAGCTTCATTCTCACCGACCAAAACAATACACTGCTCAATGCAGTTGCCTACCCCTTAGCCGCAGAACCTATCCTTGTCAAAGCACTGGATACCCATCGCTTCCCTCCCGAATGGAAAAAAAACAAACGGAGAATTACCGCCAGAAAGGGCCCAGCAATGTTTCTGTATGTCATCACGACCGATGGGACCGTACTGTCACAGGAGGAACTGCGACAGATAGATGAAGTCGTACAACTATTTGTAAATATCTGGAATCCTCAGCATAACCAGTTCATCTCAGAGGAGATGATCAGAACCATCCTGCGTGATGAACCGATCAAGATGCGGAGGCTGGGTGAACTGTTCCACATTGACGTGGCAGCGCTCCAGGAAATGTGGGTTCTCATTCCTGAAAACAAAGGATTTACCGAGGAACTGTATAGGAACCGATTTGCGGAAGTTTTGAAGGAAAACTACAAGCTTTGCATCTGTGACAGCTATGAGAAACAAATCGTTGCCTTTACCGATGGAGCCTGCCTTGGAGAGCGTGATGCCATCGCGCAGGATCTTGCTGAGCTGAAGGGAACCGTATTCTCCATCCAACACACCCTGACCACCACAGAGGTACGACTCTCATACCTTACCATCCAAGAGACCAAGGAAGCGTGCCATTCCATCTTTCCTGACAAACGTCTCTACACAGCCCAGGATGTAGCGTTCGCCAAGGATTGTCTGGAGTGTATCGAACAGGGACAACTCTCCATCGAGACCAAACTCCACTGTCTTCGTCCAACAAGACAAGATGCCGAAAGTCTCAGAACACTTGCAGTTTTATTGCTTGATTGCCAAGGATCGATTGCAAAGACTGCTCATAAGCTCAATCTCCATACAAACTCTGTGAAGTATCGGGTACAAAAGCTCAATACCTTGTTCGGTTCTGAGATAACAGCCTTCCCTCTGAACTCCTTTCTTGCTTTTGCCTTAGGAGTCAGAAGGATATTAGAGTCCTGA